A genomic window from Lotus japonicus ecotype B-129 chromosome 1, LjGifu_v1.2 includes:
- the LOC130728398 gene encoding probably inactive leucine-rich repeat receptor-like protein kinase At5g48380: protein MVLSSRVFIARVIVGFFLLIACGVTYGTESDISCLKSVKAELEDPYNYLNSWSFNNKTEGFICKFTGVECWHPDENRVLNLKLSNMALKGQFPRGIRNCSSLTGLDLSSNRLSKTIPEDISTLVTFVTSLDLSSNDFTGAIPVSLANCTYLNTLRLDHNQLTGQVPAELTQLPRLKSFSVSNNYLTGQIPTFKSGVTSADSYANNTGLCGAPLDLCKAKSSKSNTAVIAGAAVGGVTLGALGLIVGSLFYVRRVSHKKKEEDPEGNKWARMLKGTKAIKVSMFDKSISKMRFSDLMKATDNFSKSNIIGSGRSGTVYKAVLGDGTSLMVKRLQESQHSEKEFLSEMAILGSVRHRNLVPLLGYCQAKKERLLVYKNMPNGTLHDQLHPAAGECTMEWSLRLKIAIGAAKGLAWLHHSCNPRIIHRNISSKCILLDADFEPKISDFGLARLMNPIDTHLSTFVNGEFGDLGYVAPEYTKTLMATPKGDVYSFGTVLLEFVTGERATQVAKAPETFKGNLVEWITQLTSHSNLRDAIDKSLLGKGVDQELFQFLKVACNCVTEAPKERPTMFEVYQLLRAIGSRYNFTTEDEIMVPADTDYADNLEELIVAREVVG, encoded by the exons ATGGTTTTGAGTAGCCGAGTTTTCATTGCTCGTGTTATTGTTGGTTTCTTTCTGCTGATTGCATGTGGTGTGACATATGGGACTGAAAGTGATATCTCCTGCTTGAAAAGTGTGAAGGCTGAACTTGAAGACCCGTACAATTATTTGAATTCCTGGAGTTTCAATAACAAGACAGAAGGGTTTATCTGCAAGTTTACTGGGGTTGAATGTTGGCATCCTGATGAGAACAGGGTCTTGAATCTCAAACTGTCCAACATGGCACTCAAGGGCCAGTTCCCTCGTGGAATTCGAAATTGCTCGAGCTTAACAGGATTGGATTTGTCAAGTAACCGGCTCTCTAAAACCATTCCAGAAGATATATCTACCCTTGTCACCTTTGTGACATCCCTTGATCTATCTTCAAATGACTTCACTGGGGCAATCCCTGTGTCCCTTGCGAACTGTACCTATCTTAATACCCTCAGACTTGACCACAACCAACTCACTGGTCAAGTTCCTGCAGAATTAACTCAGCTCCCGCGGCTTAAGTCATTTTCTGTTTCCAATAATTATTTGACAGGACAAATTCCGACATTTAAAAGCGGTGTAACTTCAGCAGACAGTTATGCAAATAATACAGGCCTCTGTGGTGCTCCCTTGGATCTTTGCAAGGCTAAGTCTTCCAAGAGTAACACAGCAGTTATAGCTGGAGCAGCTGTTGGTGGTGTGACTCTTGGAGCATTAGGATTGATTGTTGGATCGCTGTTCTATGTGCGCCGTGTTTCTCataagaaaaaggaagaagaccCTGAAGGAAACAAGTGGGCAAGAATGCTAAAGGGAACTAAAGCAATAAAG GTTTCTATGTTTGACAAATCAATTTCAAAAATGCGCTTTAGTGATCTCATGAAGGCTACTGATAACTTCAGTAAAAGCAATATTATTGGGTCTGGAAGATCAGGAACTGTGTACAAAGCTGTCCTTGGTGACGGCACATCGCTCATGGTTAAGAGATTGCAGGAGTCTCAACACTCAGAGAAAGAATTTCTGTCTGAGATGGCTATACTAGGGTCGGTCAGACATCGTAATTTGGTTCCTCTTTTAGGATATTGCCAGGCCAAAAAGGAGAGGCTTTTGGTTTATAAAAACATGCCAAATGGTACCCTCCATGATCAACTACATCCTGCGGCTGGCGAGTGCACCATGGAGTGGTCTCTAAGGCTCAAAATTGCAATTGGAGCAGCCAAAGGACTAGCATGGCTTCATCATAGCTGCAACCCCCGTATCATCCATCGAAACATAAGCTCTAAATGCATCTTGTTGGATGCAGATTTTGAGCCCAAAATTTCTGATTTCGGCCTTGCCAGATTGATGAACCCAATTGATACACATTTGAGTACATTTGTAAATGGTGAATTTGGTGATTTAGGTTATGTTGCTCCTGAGTATACAAAAACTTTGATGGCCACACCAAAAGGGGATGTTTATAGCTTTGGGACTGTGCTTCTTGAATTCGTGACAGGGGAAAGAGCTACACAAGTGGCTAAAGCTCCAGAAACTTTTAAAGGAAATTTGGTAGAATGGATTACACAGCTCACAAGCCATTCAAATCTCCGAGACGCCATTGACAAATCACTTCTTGGGAAGGGTGTTGATCAAGAGCTTTTCCAGTTTCTAAAGGTTGCATGCAACTGTGTGACGGAAGCTCCGAAGGAAAGACCCACCATGTTTGAAGTATACCAGCTTCTAAGAGCCATTGGGAGTAGATATAATTTCACAACTGAGGATGAGATTATGGTACCTGCTGATACTGATTATGCTGATAACTTAGAAGAGCTTATTGTAGCTCGAGAGGTAGTTGGATGA
- the LOC130714842 gene encoding replication factor A protein 1-like: protein MAIDDLSTIDASKENWCIVAKVNRLWLSPSLYGSKLPFSMDMILMDEKGCKIHASVRKTLIYRFQSLLSEGRVYQISFFGVGESGRDFRPTSHPFKINFDIHTSVRLVPNKTIDLSPYNFVPISDIMFKDLDTSFLIDVIGILTGASAEQEFEKDGGKQKRITIELDQDVARVECAFFGKYADEVVGYLGSADATNAVVVVSCVKVKPFKGKTSLQNVYGATKVIFNPLIEEAAPLRTRFLESHDSAVHVISPLQDSARKTTPEDDFLKQNDGKTIEQLKDLAEKSYCVVLGTVKYIADGMDWYYPACKCSKKVYPADGMYFCEPCNRHVVSPAHKYRLQLRVMDSKDTATFVIFDQEATALLNKSCAVMLETTGSDPLAIPTEILNLIDRTFLFKIEVGNSFPSKFEKSYRVKKLCADQKIINQFRAAMTFLPNGSDPFPWMDPPISGTRSEASSSGIAKDLNADFVDAGVGAKTVVQTGKDDDLSSTTPITSPTNDAVSVIRPLKAQMESIQDLRSQKLKGLHSEIVAAVAEHCGGDASSVSARENRAVVVVAVDDDDGTQDSPLAKRPSPAEADLKMVGKRRF from the exons ATGGCAATCGACGATCTCTCAACCATCGATGCCTCTAAAGAGAACTGGTGTATTGTCGCAAAGGTGAACCGGTTGTGGCTTAGTCCAAGCCTATATggatccaagcttccattttccatggacatgATACTCATGGATGAGAAG GGTTGTAAAATACATGCTTCCGTTCGGAAGACTCTGATATACCGATTCCAATCTTTACTAAGTGAGGGTCGTGTATATCAGATTTCGTTCTTCGGCGTTGGAGAAAGCGGTCGTGATTTCCGACCGACCTCGCATCCTTTCAAAATTaactttgatattcatacaTCTGTGCGCTTGGTTCCCAACAAGACCATTGACTTGAGCCCGTACAATTTTGTACCAATATCTGATATAATGTTCAAGGATCTTGATACGTCTTTTCTGATAG ATGTGATTGGAATtctcactggtgcaagtgctgaaCAAGAATTCGAAAAAGATGGTGGGAAGCAAAAAAGAATTACGATTGAACTTGATCAAGATGT GGCTCGGGTTGAATGCGCCTTTTTTGGAAAGTATGCCGATGAGGTCGTTGGTTACCTTGGATCTGCTGATGCAACCAATGCCGTTGTTGTTGTGAGTTGTGTCAAAGTCAAGCCCTTTAAAG GTAAGACAAGTCTCCAAAATGTTTACGGAGCTACCAAGGTGATTTTTAATCCTCTCATAGAAGAAGCTGCCCCCCTCCGAACTAG GTTTTTGGAATCACATGATAGTGCAGTGCATGTCATCAGTCCGCTGCAAGATTCTGCAAGAAAAACTACCCCTGAAGATGATTTTTTAAAGCAGAATGATGGGAAAACCATTGAGCAACTAAAAGATCTTGCAGAG AAGTCCTATTGTGTGGTTCTTGGTACGGTTAAGTACATTGCAGATGGTATGGATTGGTACTACCCTGCGTGCAAGTGTAGCAAGAAGGTATATCCTGCCGACGGAATGTATTTCTGTGAGCCATGTAATCGTCACGTTGTTTCCCCGGCTCACAAATACAGACTACAACTTCGGGTGATGGATTCCAAAGACACTGCAACCTTTGTCATTTTTGATCAGGAGGCTACTGCACTGCTTAACAAATCATGTGCAGTTATGCTTGAAACTACT GGTTCTGATCCTTTAGCAATCCCGACTGAAATTTTGAACTTGATCGATAGAACGTTTTTATTCAAGATTGAAGTTGGAAATAGTTTCCCATCAAAGTTTGAGAAATCGTACCGTGTCAAAAAACTATGTGCTgatcaaaaaattattaatcaatTCAGAGCGGCAATGACCTTCCTACCT AATGGTTCAGATCCGTTCCCTTGGATGGATCCACCGATTTCTGGAACAAGGTCTGAGGCGTCTTCAAGCGGAATAGCAAAG GATCTTAATGCTGATTTTGTTGATGCTGGCGTTGGTGCAAAAACTGTAGTGCAAACTGGAAAGGATGATGATCTAAGTTCTACAACTCCGATCACATCCCCAACCAACGATGCAGTTTCAGTGATCAGGCCCTTGAAGGCACAAATGGAGTCTATTCAAGACTTGAGGAGTCAGAAACTTAAG GGTCTTCATTCTGAAATTGTTGCTGCTGTTGCTGAACACTGTGGTGGTGATGCTTCGTCTGTTTCAGCTAGAGAAAATCgtgctgttgttgttgtagcTGTTGACGACGATGACGGTACTCAAGACTCTCCTCTTGCCAAAAGGCCATCTCCTGCAGAAGCTGATCTTAAGATGGTGGGAAAAAGAAGATTCTAA
- the LOC130728399 gene encoding inactive LRR receptor-like serine/threonine-protein kinase BIR2 produces the protein MMKMVLSSRVFIARVIVGFFLLITCGMTYGTESDISCLKSVKASLEDPYNYLQSWNFEHKAEGFICKFTGVECWNLLENRVLNLKLSNMGLKGHFPRGIRNCSSLTGLDLSNNRLSKTIPEDISTLLTFVTSLDLSSNDFTGAIPVSLANCSYLNTIKLDQNKLTGQIPEELTQLQRLKSFSVSNNFLTGRIPTFRCGVASADSYANNSGLCGAPLDPCRA, from the coding sequence ATGATGAAGATGGTTTTGAGTAGCCGAGTTTTCATTGCTCGTGTTATTGTTGGTTTCTTTCTGCTGATTACCTGTGGCATGACCTATGGGACTGAAAGTGATATCTCCTGCTTGAAAAGTGTGAAGGCTTCACTTGAAGACCCTTACAATTATTTGCAATCCTGGAATTTCGAACACAAGGCAGAAGGGTTTATCTGCAAGTTTACCGGGGTCGAATGTTGGAATCTTCTTGAGAATAGGGTCTTGAATCTCAAACTGTCCAACATGGGACTCAAGGGCCATTTCCCTCGTGGCATTCGAAATTGCTCAAGCTTAACAGGATTGGATTTGTCAAATAACAGGCTCTCTAAAACCATTCCAGAAGATATATCTACCCTTCTCACCTTTGTGACATCCCTTGATCTATCTTCAAATGACTTCACTGGGGCAATTCCTGTGTCCCTTGCAAACTGTTCCTATCTTAATACCATCAAACTTGACCAAAACAAACTCACTGGTCAAATTCCTGAAGAATTAACTCAGCTCCAGCGGCTCAAGTCATTTTCtgtttccaataattttttgaCAGGGCGAATTCCGACATTCAGATGCGGTGTAGCTTCAGCGGACAGTTATGCAAATAATTCAGGCCTCTGTGGTGCTCCCTTGGATCCTTGCAGGGCTTAG
- the LOC130728400 gene encoding TPR repeat-containing protein ZIP4, whose protein sequence is MRIAEVSTPELRQIQRDTEADHHRLLSQIEVTVKHLEAHSTDKPPPATAADELRRFVTQLSQLAPFSNSFKLLIWKLSYRLWNACVDISNTATIRSSPSTTEAAAVTHAKLRHITADLLSIAGEVSGVPSPAIKAASFYYKTGLIWHNLRRFDLAAKCFERATDLVSKLDVASISDAGERKLLLDLNLARSQTAWEVRDPNLAVALLNRSKGLLFGCSEHHKELAKQFMAFGKSSLSSNRDLGEALKLMNEALEGCEKGLGVARTREEKVEIRGLRWKVLRFIAAIHLQKEEYESVVKCVKVLRDSADGGDDHPSLSVLAMKAWLGLGRHVEAEKELRGMVIDRGIPEGVWVSAVEAYFTAAGTAGAETAKGVFLGLLGRCHVSAGAAVRVANRVLGGSGGGEGGRVRAKVVAELVSDERVVALFAGEKAAKDRVAMHAILWNCGADSFQSKDYETSAELFEKSMLYIPYDTENRILRAKGFRVLCLCHLGLLQLDRAQEYINEAEKLEPNIVCAFLKFKIFLQKKDHQGAINQIEAMTACLDFQPEFLSLSAHEAVACHALTVAVASLSSMLNFYASGKSMPTAEVTVLRTLVTVLSQEQGNEQQVLKFLKRAHTRASELGPDCFFGKEEVGKRERNWFAVTSWNFGRKTGQDKNYELSAEFLRLASNFHALVKESDTENNVMVCKSLVLSASSMIALEFERKTALSETEVKQAAHLLDRAGQMLKSISSGNSANDDQINSMEPDLFFMYTFCAFDIQGRLNNSGSQLLIVKSFASSKFCKPQHLLQIGLSASQGPRSNHEVATFALNECLSSFLSSPVPDYQNIALVVRKLIAIASIHKGDNNDDVVHSMYKQAKGIMVGLKEGEYPIEEGKWLSMTAWNRAAVPVRLGQLEMGKKWMTVGLDIANHVPGMETYKACMEDLLRNLEKKL, encoded by the exons ATGAGAATTGCCGAGGtatcaacgccggagctccgccaaaTCCAACGTGACACGGAGGCTGACCACCACCGTCTCCTCTCACAAATCGAGGTCACCGTCAAACATCTCGAAGCCCACTCCACCGACAAACCCCCGCCGGCCACCGCCGCCGATGAACTCCGTCGGTTCGTCACTCAGCTGAGTCAACTCGCTCCATTTTCCAACTCCTTCAAGCTTCTGATCTGGAAACTCAGCTACCGCCTCTGGAACGCCTGCGTTGACATCTCCAACACCGCCACCATCCGATCCTCCCCGTCAACCACCGAAGCTGCCGCCGTAACCCACGCAAAACTCCGTCACATCACCGCGGACCTCCTCTCCATCGCCGGCGAAGTCTCTGGCGTCCCTTCTCCGGCGATCAAGGCGGCGTCGTTCTACTACAAGACCGGTTTGATATGGCACAACCTCCGGAGATTCGACCTTGCCGCGAAATGCTTCGAGCGAGCCACCGATCTGGTCTCGAAGCTCGACGTCGCTTCGATTTCCGACGCCGGAGAGCGGAAACTGCTGCTGGACCTGAATCTAGCTCGGTCCCAAACCGCGTGGGAGGTTCGGGACCCGAACCTCGCGGTTGCGCTGCTGAATCGGAGCAAGGGCTTGCTATTCGGTTGCAGCGAGCATCACAAGGAGCTCGCGAAGCAGTTCATGGCGTTTGGCAAGAGCTCGTTGTCGAGTAATCGCGATTTGGGTGAAGCGCTGAAGCTGATGAACGAGGCGTTGGAGGGTTGCGAGAAGGGATTAGGTGTGGCGAGAACACGGGAAGAGAAGGTGGAGATCAGAGGGTTGAGGTGGAAGGTGTTGAGGTTCATCGCCGCGATTCATCTGCAGAAGGAGGAGTATGAGAGTGTGGTGAAGTGTGTGAAGGTTCTGAGAGATTCCGCTGATGGCGGTGATGATCACCCGAGCCTTTCGGTGCTGGCGATGAAGGCGTGGTTGGGGTTGGGGAGGCATGTTGAAGCGGAGAAGGAGCTGAGGGGAATGGTGATTGATCGAGGGATTCCGGAGGGTGTTTGGGTTTCGGCGGTGGAGGCGTATTTTACTGCGGCGGGGACGGCCGGGGCGGAAACGGCGAAAGGGGTTTTCTTGGGGCTGTTGGGAAGGTGTCATGTCAGTGCCGGCGCTGCGGTGAGGGTGGCGAATAGGGTGCTTGGTGGTAGTGGAGGCGGTGAAGGAGGAAGAGTGAGGGCTAAAGTGGTGGCTGAGCTTGTGTCTGATGAAAGGGTGGTGGCGCTCTTTGCAGGAGAGAAAGCTGCTAAGGATAGGGTGGCAATGCATGCTATTCTGTGGAATTG TGGTGCTGATAGTTTTCAATCAAAAGACTACGAGACCAGTGCTGAACTCTTTGAAAAATCTATGCTATACATTCCATATGACACAGAGAATAGAATACTTCGAGCCAAGGGCTTTCGAGTTTTATGCCTCTGCCACCTTGGTCTCTTGCAGCTGGATCGCGCTCAAGAATACATTAATGAGGCTGAAAAG CTTGAACCCAACATTGTCTGTGCTTTTCTTAAG TTCAAAATTTTTCTCCAAAAGAAAGATCACCAAGGTGCTATTAATCAAATTGAAGCGATGACTGCGTGCCTTGACTTTCAACCAGAATTTCTCTCACTTTCAGCCCATGAAGCTGTTGCTTGCCATGCTCTAACAGTTGCCGTTGCCTCTCTATCTAGTATGCTAAACTTTTATGCTTCAGGAAAGTCCATGCCTACTGCAGAAGTAACAGTTTTGCGCACCTTGGTAACAGTCCTCTCTCAAGAACAAGGTAATGAGCAGCAAGTCCTCAAATTTTTAAAACGCGCCCATACACGAGCATCTGAGCTTGGTCCTGATTGCTTCTTTGGAAAAGAGGAGGTTGGGAAACGGGAGCGCAACTGGTTTGCTGTGACTTCATGGAACTTCGGTAGAAAAACCGGGCAGGATAAGAACTATGAACTGTCAGCCGAATTCTTAAGACTGGCATCAAATTTTCATGCTCTAGTTAAAGAGTCTGATACTGAGAACAATGTCATGGTTTGTAAATCGTTAGTGCTTTCAGCATCATCAATGATAGCTTTAGAATTTGAAAGGAAGACTGCTTTGTCAGAAACTGAAGTCAAGCAAGCTGCACATTTGCTAGATAGAGCGGGGCAG ATGCTAAAGTCAATTTCATCTGGGAACTCTGCTAACGATGACCAGATTAATTCCATGGAGCCTGATCTTTTTTTCATGTACACTTTCTGTGCATTTGATATACAAGGCAGGCTCAATAACTCAGGATCACAACTCCTCATTGTGAAAAGTTTTGCCAGTTCAAAGTTTTGCAAACCCCAGCACCTCCTTCAGATTGGCCTCTCTGCCTCACAGGGACCGCGGTCTAATCACGAAGTAGCCACGTTTGCTCTAAATGAGTGCCTCTCATCTTTCCTTTCATCACCAGTTCCAGATTATCAGAATATTGCTCTTGTTGTCCGCAAGCTCATAGCCATTGCCAGCATTCACAAGGGTGATAACAATGACGATGTTGTACATAGCATGTACAAGCAAGCCAAGGGGATAATGGTTGGATTAAAGGAAGGCGAGTATCCGATTGAAGAAGGAAAGTGGCTTTCCATGACTGCGTGGAACCGAGCAGCGGTGCCAGTGAGGTTGGGTCAGCTTGAAATGGGGAAGAAATGGATGACTGTGGGGTTGGACATTGCAAATCATGTTCCAGGCATGGAAACTTACAAAGCATGCATGGAAGATCTCCTTAGGAATTTGGAGAAAAAACTTTGA